In the Harmonia axyridis chromosome 3, icHarAxyr1.1, whole genome shotgun sequence genome, one interval contains:
- the LOC123676188 gene encoding FMRFamide receptor codes for MKQGDEKKMLNSTDSDYYLSYNESVPNSSQNAYPSSYPDYDSCLKEEPGELPLLRFIINGLLLNIIGILGIFGNIISMIILSRPQMRSSINYLLTGLARIDTVLILTSMLLFGLPGLHPYSGALSTYYYIIYPHIVPVVYPLALISQAASAYLTFFVSLERFVAVCHPLKVRSLCTYGRARFYVIGIICISALYNISRFWESSIQSDWWPEKNMTVYCPSPSRLRRNPTYRTIYIHWCYFIFIYLIPFMGIAVLNAMIYRQVRRANRERQRLSRLQKREIGLATMLFCVVAVFFICNLPPMVINIIETFGLEYDISMLINVSNLLVTINSSVNFIIYVIFGEKFKRLFLVLFCHNSVFGIGTGRESPDGTHDDSFISNGDRTSVRLHRQFTSLSRNGNSGRMNGSSREKRCSKRAPSPGPCVYYPANRASKEISAYTTQISLQSDG; via the exons ATGAAACAAGGAGACGAAAAGAAAATGCTGAATTCGACGGATTCAGACTACTATCTATCCTACAACGAATCTGTACCAAACAGTTCACAAAATGCCTATCCTTCATCATATCCAGACTACGATTCATGTCTCAAGGAAGAACCTGGAGAACTTCCACTGCTGAGGTTCATAATCAATGGGCTGTTGTTGAACATAATAGGTATACTTGGGATATTTGGCAACATCATCTCTATGATCATTCTGTCCAGGCCACAGATGCGTTCAAGTATCAACTACCTATTGACAGGTCTTGCCAGAATTGATACTGTCCTGATATTGACCAGTATGCTGCTGTTTGGACTTCCTGGACTGCATCCATACAGCGGAGCTTTGTCTACGTACTACTACATCATCTATCCACACATTGTTCCAGTAGTTTACCCACTAGCGCTCATCTCTCAAGCTGCATCAGCTTACTTGACCTTCTTTGTGTCTTTAGAACGCTTTGTGGCAGTATGTCACCCCttaaaagtgcgttctttgtgtacCTATGGACGTGCCAGGTTTTACGTGATTGGTATTATCTGCATCTCTGCTCTCTATAACATATCCAGATTCTGGGAGTCTTCAATCCAAAGCGATTGGTGGCCAGAGAAAAATATGACGGTTTACTGTCCATCGCCGTCTCGCCTAAGGAGGAATCCAACCTACAGGACCATCTACATACATTGGTGTTACTTCATCTTCATCTACCTGATACCTTTCATGGGTATTGCCGTATTGAATGCTATGATTTACCGTCAg GTGCGAAGAGCAAACAGAGAAAGACAACGATTATCTCGACTACAAAAACGCGAAATAGGCCTCGCTACGATGCTATTCTGCGTCGTTGCAGTTTTCTTCATCTGCAACCTACCTCCGATGGTAATCAACATAATAGAAACCTTCGGCCTCGAATACGACATCTCCATGCTGATCAACGTGAGCAACCTCCTCGTCACCATCAACTCCAGCGTCAACTTCATCATCTACGTGATATTCGGCGAGAAATTCAAGAGACTTTTTCTTGTTTTGTTTTGTCACAACTCAGTTTTCGGGATTGGTACCGGCCGTGAGTCGCCAGATGGCACTCACGATGACAGCTTCATCTCGAACGGGGACAGGACCAGCGTCAGGCTGCATCGGCAGTTCACCAGCCTGAGCAGGAATGGTAATTCGGGGAGGATGAACGGGTCGTCTAGGGAGAAGAGGTGCAGTAAAAGGGCGCCCAGTCCTGGACCTTGCGTTTATTATCCTGCAAACAGGGCTAGTAAAGAGATCAGTGCTTACACCACACAGATATCCTTGCAGAGTGATGGATGA